The Alicyclobacillus macrosporangiidus CPP55 genome segment TCGCCTGGCGGGATTCGCCTTTTGCAGCCCGGATGATGTCCGCCCCTCCCGTGTCGATTCTACCAAAATCCGTCTACGCACGACCGGAGGTTTACAAAGGTTCATGAAATTTCCGCATGAAGGCGTAGGGCTTCTCTTCCAATACCCCGAATATGGCAAGCGTTGGATCGGCAGCGTGGTCTCGGGACTCGGCAATCAGGTGGGTTGGATGGGCCTGGTCTGGCTGGCCATGGATTTGTCGGGGAGCGCGGCGTCCATCGGGATCGTCACGCTGCTCTACCAGCTCCCCCAGGCCTTGCTGGCACCGGTGGCGGGTGCCCTGCTCGATCGCTACCCGCGCGCCCGTGCCATGGCGCTCGCCAATCTGGCGCTTGCCGCGGTGTTCACCCTCATCCCGGTGCTGGCTCACGCGTTCGGCCGTCCCGCCCTGTGGGCCATCTTCGGATTGACCGCGTTCGCCGGGGCCATTCTGCCAATCGATACCACCGGTGCCGGACCGCTCGTGGCCGAGCTCGTTCCGCGGGATCGACGCTCTCAAGCGAATTTCTTGAATCAGACCGCCTTGGCCGTCGTCTATTTGGCGGGGCCGGCCTTGGGCGGGGTGTGGGTCGCCGGCTTCGGCCCCATCGCGCCGCTCTACTTTGACGCCGCGACGTTCCTGTGCCTCGCCCTGCTGATGTGGTCCATCGCGCCCGCGCGACCGCAGCCGGTGGCCGGTCGCCAGGGATTCTGGATCGATCTCACCGCTGGGACGAGCTATCTGCTCCGCCATCGCCCGCTGCTGGCGATGTCCATCCTGTCGCTGCTGTTCAACCTCTTCTACGGGCCTTACATGGTGCTCATCCCGGCGCTCGCTCAGTCCCACCTCGGCGGACCGGCGGCGCAGGGCCTGGTGTGGATGGCCTTTTCCTTGGGGGCGCTCGCCGGAGGCATGGTTTGCTCGTCGCGCCGGTGGCCATTCCGCCCATCGGCTTCCCTGGCGGCCATCATCGTCCTGTGGGGTATTGTCACCTTCGCGCTCGCCGGTGTGTGCACCCGAGTGGGTCCCACCTGCTTCGTCATGTTCCTCGGCGGGTTGGTGTTTTCGCCCTGGGGAGCGCTCGTGACGACGATCCGGCAACACCTCGTCCCGCCCGCGCTGCACGGCCGGGTCTTCGGCACCTCCGCCCTCCTAACGGCCGCCGGCACACCGATTGGGGCGTGGCTGACCGGCCTGCTCCTCCCCGCCCTGTCCCCGTCCCGCATCCTGGCGTTGGCGGGCGCGTTCACCATTGGGGTGGGCCTGGCGGGCGGTTGGTGGCCAGCCATTCGTCAACTGGATGCGAAGGAAGCCGAAGGAAGGTCTGCGGGGATACCGGTGTAAACGCTCCCTGCTTGTCCGACTTCGAGCCGGCTCACCCGACTTATCCCACCTCAACCACCACCTGCTGCCTCAGCCCGGCGGTTCGGGCGAATGCGAGGGCCTATGGTACACTGAAACGGACGGGGCCCAGCGGGTCTGTCCACATTCACGAGGAGGTCGTACCGGTGAGCCGGCTGGACGAGATTCTCGAATTCAACCAGCGGTTCGTCGAGAACCGCGAGTATGAACCGTATCAAACCTCGAAGTTTCCGGACAAGAAGCTGGTCGTGCTGTCCTGCATGGACACACGCTTGACAGATTTGCTCCCGCGCGCGATGAACCTCAAGAACGGCGACGCGAAGTTCATCAAGAATGCGGGTGCCGTGGTGTCGCACCCGTTTGGAAGCGTCATGCGCAGCATTCTGGTCGCGGTGTACGATCTCGGCGCCGAAGAAATCCTCGTCATCGGCCACTACGGCTGCGGTATGACCAGCCTGAATGCGGACGCCACCATGCAGAAGATGCTCGATCGCGGCATCTCGCGCGACACCATCAACACCCTGGTTCACGCAGGGATGGATTTGCGGACGTGGTTGAAGCGGATCGAATCCATTCCGGAAAGCGTCCGCGAGAGCGTGGAGATGATCCGACGCCACCCGCTCCTGCCGAAGTCGGTGTACGTGCACGGATTGGTGATGGATCCCGACACCGGAAAACTCGACCTGGTGGTCAACGGGTACCAGGAGCGCTGACCGGGGGAGGGCCGAGGGGTTTCCCTGTGTTTTCAGCCAAAGATGACGTTGGCCGCTGGTGTCAACGGCGAGACGGCAGCGGTTTATGTATGTTTTCACCTTACGATCGCGGTGGCGCAGCGGCATAATGTACAATTCCACTTTATCGGCGGCACCGCCGCACACATTGCAACGGTTTTGACTTCAGTCCGTCGTCCTCCGCAGTCGAGAAGCCCTGATAAGGTAATCCGGCGCATTTAATTTTCTGTATCGCCGCGCGATAACGTATCATCGCCGCCTTATTTGGCGCAGCGGTACGGCGATAAAGCGTATTTCGGTTTTATCGGCGGACCTTGGACAAATCCCGCCTCGCGGCTCTGCAGCTCACCCCTCGCACGCCTGCGCCGCCCTTGCGATTCCGCAGCCCACCACCCTCACCCCCGCGCCACCTCTGCACCGGCCATGGCCATCACCGTCACCATTCCGATCACCACCACCGCCAACGCCATCATCCGCCGCGTCAGCGTGCCCTCCCGGCCTGGCAGGCCGGCGATGGACGCCGCCAGGGCGACGCGCGACGGGGAGGCCATCGTCAGGTTCGATGCCGCCACATTCTGCAAGACTGCGTACAGGGCCGGGGACTGGTGCAACGCGTGCGCCATCGTGCTCTGGAATGGCGCGAACATGGCATTGGCCGCCGAGTTGCTGCCGGTGATGAAACCGCCGAGGCCGCCCAGCACCGGCGAGACGAGGACGAATCCCG includes the following:
- a CDS encoding MFS transporter — its product is MKFPHEGVGLLFQYPEYGKRWIGSVVSGLGNQVGWMGLVWLAMDLSGSAASIGIVTLLYQLPQALLAPVAGALLDRYPRARAMALANLALAAVFTLIPVLAHAFGRPALWAIFGLTAFAGAILPIDTTGAGPLVAELVPRDRRSQANFLNQTALAVVYLAGPALGGVWVAGFGPIAPLYFDAATFLCLALLMWSIAPARPQPVAGRQGFWIDLTAGTSYLLRHRPLLAMSILSLLFNLFYGPYMVLIPALAQSHLGGPAAQGLVWMAFSLGALAGGMVCSSRRWPFRPSASLAAIIVLWGIVTFALAGVCTRVGPTCFVMFLGGLVFSPWGALVTTIRQHLVPPALHGRVFGTSALLTAAGTPIGAWLTGLLLPALSPSRILALAGAFTIGVGLAGGWWPAIRQLDAKEAEGRSAGIPV
- a CDS encoding beta-class carbonic anhydrase translates to MSRLDEILEFNQRFVENREYEPYQTSKFPDKKLVVLSCMDTRLTDLLPRAMNLKNGDAKFIKNAGAVVSHPFGSVMRSILVAVYDLGAEEILVIGHYGCGMTSLNADATMQKMLDRGISRDTINTLVHAGMDLRTWLKRIESIPESVRESVEMIRRHPLLPKSVYVHGLVMDPDTGKLDLVVNGYQER